The DNA window GAAGTATACCAGGATCATCAATAAGATATACGGGGATATGGACGGAGGTATGGTCATGCGATATCTGGTTTTTATGAGTGTAGTGGTAGCAGTAGCCTTTTGGGCTATGGGGTGTAGTGGTGATCGGGATCCAGGTCCCAGTGCACGTGATAGTTACGAGGCTGCCATGGCCTCTGGTAAGCCAGTTTTGCTGGATTTTGGAGCTGATGGATGTCCCACCTGCGTGCAAATGAAGCCATTTGTTTATAAGGCTATATCTGACTACCGGGGTGAGCTGGAAGTGGTTATGATCGATACTAATGTAGATCGTGACCTGGCGTCTCAGTATCGGGTGCGAGCTATACCTACCTATGTATTTATTAAACCTGGTGGAGAGACAGTGAGTCGAGCGATGGGTTTTATTGAGGCTTCTGATTTTGACAGTAAAATACGTCAGTTTATTGATGACCACCCACCGGCAGAGATAAACTAATAGTTAGCATAGTGCGTTTGCCACTCAAGCCATGATACGCTTGACACTGCAATTACTTTTTGCCAACAATGATATTTTATTTCCAACTCAGCATGCAGCTTATTATGCCTATTCATAGGCTCTGCTGGTAAGGCATCTTTTTCCATGAATCAAAGGAGGTCACTTATGCGTATACTGTTAATTTCCGCCACTTTAATGCTTGTTGCCGTTATGTTCATGGCTGCTCAGGCCGACTCTCATACTGGAGCTGGATCTGGCGATACTGCTGTTAAGGCACTGATCGATAATCGCTGCACTTCCTGTCACGGAGCTGGACGTATAGAGCGAGCTCAATTTGACCGTGAAGAGTGGGAACGAACTGTAGATCGGATGATTGGGCATGGTACAAGCTTAAGTAGAGCCGAGCGTGACAACATAGTTGAATATCTGAGTCGCTAAATAACCGACCCTGTCGGTTTGTTGAGCACAAAAGTATATGCTCTACTACTTTATCACCGGAACTACTCTTGGCCTTGCTTCTGGGATCGCACCAGGGCCGCTTATGGCCCTGGTAATTTCACATACTCTTCAGTTTGGGTTGCGATCAGGCGTAAAGGTTGCTTTGGCGCCTTTAGTCTCTGATGCACCCATAATTATTTTAACCCTCTTGTTTTTCACTCATCTGTCGCATCTCGATAAATTGCTGGGAGTCGTTTCTCTCTTTGGCAGCCTGTTTCTGCTGCGGATGGCCTATGAGAGTTTTTGTAGCCAAATGCCTACTGATTGCCGAGTGCCAGCAAAGCCCCGATCGTTGCAAAAAGGCGTATTAGCAAACTTTCTTAGTCCACACCCTTATCTTTTCTGGCTCACTGTTGGTGGCCCGATTATGGCCAATGCGACTCAAAAAACCCCGCTTCCAGTGTTCGTATTTATCCTGACATTTTACTTCTTTATCGTGGGCAGTAAGGTTGTCATTGCTCTGCTGGTAGGTCAATCACGTGACCGGTTGAGAGGGGGAGCGTATCGCCTGATTTCCATAGC is part of the Desulfurispira natronophila genome and encodes:
- a CDS encoding thioredoxin family protein; the encoded protein is MRYLVFMSVVVAVAFWAMGCSGDRDPGPSARDSYEAAMASGKPVLLDFGADGCPTCVQMKPFVYKAISDYRGELEVVMIDTNVDRDLASQYRVRAIPTYVFIKPGGETVSRAMGFIEASDFDSKIRQFIDDHPPAEIN
- a CDS encoding LysE family translocator, with the translated sequence MLYYFITGTTLGLASGIAPGPLMALVISHTLQFGLRSGVKVALAPLVSDAPIIILTLLFFTHLSHLDKLLGVVSLFGSLFLLRMAYESFCSQMPTDCRVPAKPRSLQKGVLANFLSPHPYLFWLTVGGPIMANATQKTPLPVFVFILTFYFFIVGSKVVIALLVGQSRDRLRGGAYRLISIALAAALAVLALMLLRDGLHLLDLW